A window of Brettanomyces nanus chromosome 2, complete sequence contains these coding sequences:
- the RET1 gene encoding DNA-directed RNA polymerase III core subunit ret1: MTTEDPILRNGNEAFDELLEPIYRGKSLTDPINTAKDKWNLLPAFLKVKGLVKQHLDSYNFFVDVDLKKIVNANQLVLSDVDPSFYLKYLDIRVGYKSNGDRKTPEVLLPPHECRLRDLTYSAPIYVDVEYTRGKKIIIHRDLEIGRMPIMLRSNKCILNGRNEKEMAYLNECPLDPGGYFIVNGTEKVILVQEQLSKNRIIVETDPKKDIVQASVTSSTHERKSKTYVIAKNGKIYLKHNSISEEVPIVIVLKAAGIVSDMEILQLVCGDDSVYQDLFAINFEEASKLGIFTQREALEYIGRKVKTIRRMNSPKLTILQEGTEAIATTIVAHLTVDNLDFREKALYITTMARRVVMTMHNPKLVDDRDYAGNKRLELAGQLLSLLFEDLFKKFNNDFKANLDKILKKPSRASEFDALLHINIHSNNVTSGLNRAISTGNWSLKRFKMERAGVTHVLSRLSYIAALGMMTRISSQFEKSRKVSGPRSLQPSQFGMLCPADTPEGEACGLVKNLALMTHITTDNEEAPIRKLCYLLGAEDISVADSAMIHTGGTFGVYLNGTMIAITRYPIEFVRKFRYLRRCGKVSAFVSIHTNVHQSAVHIAADGGRICRPLIIVENGKSKVTVQHLRMLKADKWGFYDFLKHGLVEYLDVNEENDSLIALYEKDIIPMTTHIEIEPFTILGAVAGLIPYPHHNQSPRNTYQCAMGKQAIGAIGYNQFRRIDTLLYLLCYPEQPMVKTKTIELVKYDKLPAGHNATVAVMSYSGYDIEDALILNKASIDRGFGRCQTLRKNTAVLKRYPNHTKDIVTGMRVDKEGKPIFQHAALGEDGLAEVGTRIQSGQVFLNKCVPANAMGSVMGGPQSQDGQQQQYREAPMVYRGPEPSYVDQVMMTVGDNDQALIKVLLRQTRRPELGDKFSSRHGQKGVCGMIVNQEDMPFSDQGISPDIIMNPHGFPSRMTVGKMMELVSGKAGVLRGTLEYGTCFGGSDLEEMSKVLVEKGFNYGGKDMLYSGTTGEALQAYIFFGPIFYQKLKHMVMDKMHARARGPRAVLTRQPTEGRSRDGGLRLGEMERDCVIAYGASQLLLERLMLSSDAFDVDICQGCGLMGYNGWCPMCKSSEKIVKMTIPYAAKLLFQELISMNIAPRLKLSDVF, from the coding sequence ATGACTACCGAAGATCCTATCTTGCGGAATGGAAATGAGGCATTTGATGAATTACTTGAGCCAATTTATAGGGGCAAATCTCTTACAGATCCTATTAATACTGCCAAGGACAAGtggaatcttcttcctgcCTTCTTAAAGGTTAAAGGTTTGGTTAAACAGCATTTAGACTCTTATAATTTCTTTGTTGACGTTgatttgaaaaaaattgtCAATGCTAATCAACTAGTTCTTAGTGATGTTGATCCCTCGTTTTACCTAAAGTATCTTGATATCCGCGTTGGTTATAAGAGTAATGGAGATCGAAAGACCCCTGAGGTATTATTACCTCCTCATGAATGCAGACTAAGAGACTTGACTTACAGCGCACCAATATACGTGGATGTTGAATATACTAGAGGTAAAAAAATTATTATTCATAGGGATTTGGAGATAGGTCGTATGCCTATTATGCTAAGATCCAACAAGTGCATCTTGAATGGACGAaatgagaaggagatggcCTATTTGAATGAATGTCCATTAGATCCAGGTGGATATTTTATTGTCAATGGTACTGAAAAGGTAATTTTGGTTCAGGAACAGTTGAGTAAAAATCGTATTATTGTGGAGACCGATCCGAAAAAGGACATAGTTCAAGCTTCGGTGACTTCCTCGACTCACGAGAGAAAGTCCAAAACCTATGTTATTGCCAAGAACGGTAAAATCTATTTGAAGCACAACTCCATCAGTGAAGAAGTGCCCATAGTCATAGTGTTGAAAGCTGCTGGCATTGTCAGCGACATGGAGATCTTACAACTTGTCTGTGGTGATGATTCTGTCTACCAGGATTTGTTTGCCATTAATTTCGAGGAAGCCTCCAAACTTGGAATCTTTACTCAGAGAGAAGCCTTGGAATATATTGGTCGGAAAGTCAAGACCATCCGTAGAATGAATTCCCCGAAACTAACCATTCTTCAAGAGGGTACAGAGGCAATAGCAACGACTATCGTGGCCCATTTGACTGTGGACAACTTGGACTTTCGTGAAAAGGCCTTATATATTACCACAATGGCACGTCGTGTCGTTATGACCATGCACAATCCAAAGTTGGTAGATGACAGAGATTATGCCGGTAACAAGCGTCTCGAGTTGGCCGGACAGTTGCTTTCATTGTTGTTTGAAGATCTATTCAAGAAGTTCAACAACGATTTCAAGGCCAATTTAGACAAAATTCTAAAAAAACCAAGTCGTGCTTCCGAATTTGACGCTTTGCTCCACATTAATATCCATTCCAACAATGTCACTTCGGGACTGAACAGGGCTATTTCTACAGGTAACTGGTCGTTAAAGCGTTTCAAGATGGAACGTGCGGGTGTGACTCACGTGTTAAGTAGGCTCTCGTACATTGCTGCTCTTGGTATGATGACCCGTATCAGTTCACAGTTTGAGAAATCCAGGAAGGTGTCTGGACCTAGATCTCTTCAGCCCTCCCAGTTTGGAATGCTATGCCCAGCTGATACACCTGAAGGTGAGGCTTGTGGTTTGGTGAAGAACTTGGCATTAATGACCCATATCACCACAGATAACGAGGAGGCTCCTATCCGTAAATTATGCTATCTTTTGGGTGCAGAGGATATTTCCGTTGCCGATTCTGCTATGATTCATACTGGTGGTACATTTGGTGTTTATCTTAATGGTACCATGATTGCCATTACTCGTTATCCTATTGAATTTGTCCGGAAGTTTCGTTATTTGAGACGGTGCGGTAAGGTGAGTGCATTTGTTTCCATTCACACAAACGTTCATCAGTCTGCTGTTCACATTGCTGCAGACGGCGGCCGTATTTGTCGTCCGTTGATCATTGTTGAAAATGGTAAATCCAAGGTGACTGTTCAACACCTCCGCATGTTGAAGGCGGATAAATGGGGATTCTATGACTTCCTCAAACACGGATTGGTCGAATACTTGGATGTCAACGAAGAGAATGATTCATTGATCGCATTGTACGAGAAAGATATCATTCCGATGACTACCCATATCGAGATTGAGCCCTTCACCATTTTGGGCGCAGTGGCGGGTTTAATTCCTTATCCACACCACAATCAATCTCCTCGTAACACATATCAATGTGCTATGGGTAAGCAGGCCATTGGTGCCATTGGTTATAATCAATTTCGCCGTATTGATACTTTATTGTACTTACTTTGCTATCCTGAACAGCCGATGGTGAAGACCAAGACTATCGAACTTGTCAAGTATGATAAACTTCCAGCAGGACATAACGCTACAGTGGCTGTGATGTCCTATTCTGGTTATGATATTGAGGATGCGTTGATTTTGAACAAAGCCTCCATTGACCGTGGCTTTGGACGTTGTCAAACCCTTCGTAAGAATACTGCCGTGCTTAAAagatatccaaatcatACAAAGGATATTGTTACCGGCATGCGTGTTGATAAAGAGGGTAAGCCCATTTTTCAGCATGCAGCTTTGGGTGAGGATGGTTTGGCCGAAGTGGGTACTCGTATTCAAAGTGGACAGGTGTTTTTAAATAAGTGTGTGCCTGCCAATGCTATGGGTAGTGTTATGGGAGGACCCCAATCCCAGGATGGtcagcaacagcaataTAGAGAGGCTCCTATGGTTTATAGAGGACCAGAGCCAAGTTATGTGGATCAAGTTATGATGACGGTGGGGGATAATGATCAAGCTTTGATTAAAGTACTTTTAAGACAAACAAGAAGGCCAGAACTTGGTGATAAGTTTTCTTCTCGTCATGGTCAGAAGGGTGTTTGCGGTATGATCGTAAACCAAGAGGACATGCCATTTAGTGATCAAGGTATCAGTCCGGATATTATAATGAATCCTCACGGTTTCCCATCTCGAATGACGGTGGGAAAGATGATGGAGTTGGTTTCTGGTAAAGCAGGTGTTCTCAGAGGTACATTGGAATATGGTACGTGCTTTGGAGGATctgatttggaggagatgTCAAAGGTTCTCGTTGAGAAGGGATTCAATTACGGTGGTAAGGACATGCTGTATAGCGGTACTACGGGAGAGGCACTGCAAGCATATATCTTCTTCGGCCCTATTTTCTAtcagaagttgaagcatATGGTTATGGACAAGATGCATGCTCGTGCAAGAGGTCCTAGGGCTGTTTTAACTAGACAGCCCACGGAGGGTAGATCCAGAGATGGTGGTTTAAGATTGGGAGAGATGGAAAGAGACTGTGTAATCGCTTACGGTGCATCTCAGTTGTTATTAGAGAGATTGATGTTGAGTTCGGATGCCTTTGACGTGGATATTTGCCAGGGTTGTGGACTAATGGGCTACAATGGATGGTGTCCAATGTGCAAGTCTAGTGAAAAGATCGTCAAGATGACAATTCCATACGCCGCTAAATTGTTGTTCCAAGAGTTGATCTCAATGAACATTGCTCCAAGATTGAAGTTGAGTGACGTATTTTGA
- a CDS encoding uncharacterized protein (EggNog:ENOG41), giving the protein MNSDDVDASPLESRIVSDEIANESVLSEQSELYGEIKPAPKKRQEPKCLPELSNKLVIPKRRQGKNTDHKKDVSLTDFHGSHKIPMKSRNFTSPLPKRVPSLGTSPIPDLSPSGSRVKNRLKAKYGNILSNRTTPIGSSSPLTLRSFSSPPAELRSNKIPLQVRLNQISKSTYVGESDRQLKREILKYRTILDKLAKIKQRREHKTVDDVDRLVDKWRNTAIAASNYMLNEARLKINKIGGIEEYRRKQQVSKLRKLKFQYDNNMLSEIEDYMKSDVYKVLDKYEKEQVRDRKKEIEKISEGIESGDYPGSDKQQNNDNEFSMRELYAQLHLDYEIVYPDTT; this is encoded by the coding sequence ATGAATTCTGATGATGTCGATGCCTCCCCATTGGAAAGCCGCATTGTCTCCGATGAAATAGCCAATGAATCTGTTCTCAGTGAACAGAGTGAATTATATGGAGAGATTAAACCCGCTCCTAAGAAAAGACAGGAACCTAAATGCTTACCAGAATTGTCCAATAAGCTTGtgattccaaagagaagacAAGGAAAGAATACAGATCACAAGAAGGACGTTTCTCTGACAGATTTTCATGGGTCACATAAAATCCCAATGAAGTCCAGGAATTTCACCTCTCCATTACCTAAACGAGTTCCTTCATTAGGGACATCACCAATTCCAGATCTATCACCCTCTGGATCGAGAGTGAAGAACAGATTGAAGGCTAAATACGGTAATATCTTGAGCAATCGGACTACTCCTATTGGTTCATCGAGTCCGTTGACATTACGTAGCTTTTCAAGCCCTCCGGCTGAACTACGGTCGAATAAGattcctcttcaagttcgGCTTAATCAGATATCCAAGTCTACATATGTTGGTGAAAGCGATCGCCAATTGAAGCGAGAAATTCTCAAATACCGCACAATCTTGGACAAACTTGCAAAGATTAAGCAACGAAGAGAACACAAAACTGTCGATGACGTTGACCGATTAGTGGATAAATGGAGAAATACAGCAATAGCAGCATCTAACTATATGTTAAATGAAGCTAGACTGAAAATTAACAAAATAGGAGGTATAGAAGAATACAGACGGAAACAGCAGGTTTCCAAGCTCAGAAAATTGAAGTTCCAGTACGATAATAATATGCTTTCAGAAATAGAGGACTATATGAAGTCAGATGTCTATAAAGTATTGGATAAGTACGAGAAGGAGCAAGTCCGGgatagaaaaaaggaaatagaaaagatctCTGAAGGAATAGAAAGCGGTGATTATCCAGGAAGTGACAAGCAGCAGAATAATGACAACGAGTTTAGTATGAGAGAACTCTATGCACAGCTCCATCTCGATTATGAAATCGTGTACCCAGATACCACCTAA
- a CDS encoding uncharacterized protein (BUSCO:EOG09341SGA): MAKTGKATKKFNQKHLKHTLEQRKKVKEYKKKIGDKKAKRVSKKAENGQTRSNRTNTNGEIFEDMDVEKFFDKKVELPKPEKKIKKKKEDVEEDDDEESEPEMDQKDIDDLKTEDPEFYKYLEENDKNLLDFEPINPLDAIDDDDDEEEEEAAKNASDDSKDKVAKIKVIDVTMEMVKGWDANLRSEQPKMKEIKQLVVAFKSAVNIDADRGYKYSVSNENVFNHLMVIALKQLPLGIQKLTPYKESKNGVRSLPSGNKKRVNEVSSVLKIHSGSLIELLDGISNTETAALILQSIQELLPYLMSWKKILKLILQGAVNVWSSSEQFDTQIAAFAFLNNAAKEYPKLLLRVELKSCYSSFIKNCRRTNIHTMASINFQKNSLAELFGENQNLGYDVGFGSIRMLAVHLRDSVNNPTKESYKAVYNWQYCHSLDFWSRMLSIQCSAEKPAESVLSHLIYPLVQVTIGTIRLVPSAQFFPLRFYLIRSLIRLSRSTGVFIPLFPLLSEILNSAAFNKHPKNNTINAVDFDSCIKVNKAYIGTRVYQDGLCEQFIELCSEFFVMYCKSIAFPELVTPATIYLRRFRKKSSNPKFNKMLSAFIDKLNANSKFIEEKRATVQYGPNNKQEVAKFLQEISWEKTPLGAYVVTQREVKEARLKILRESFEQAEEEEEHKNLKGKAESDEDDDNDIVLDDAEEKKDEE, from the coding sequence ATGGCAAAGACAGGTAAAGCCACCAAAAAGTTCAATCAGAAGCATCTCAAGCATACTTTGGaacaaaggaagaaagtCAAAGAGtataagaaaaagattgGAGATAAGAAAGCCAAAAGAGTTTCCAAAAAAGCTGAAAATGGACAGACCCGCAGTAATCGGACCAATACTAATGGagagatctttgaagatatGGACGTAGAGAAGTTTTTTGATAAGAAAGTTGAGCTTCCGAAACcggaaaagaagatcaagaagaagaaagaggacgttgaagaggatgatgatgaagaaagtgaacCAGAGATGGATCAaaaggatattgatgaCTTGAAAACGGAAGATCCTGAATTTTACAAGTATCTCGAAGAAAATGACAAGAACTTATTAGATTTTGAGCCTATTAATCCTCTAGAtgccattgatgatgatgatgatgaggaggaggaggaggcaGCAAAGAATGCAAGTGATGATAGTAAAGATAAAGTGGCCAAGATCAAAGTAATCGATGTTACTATGGAGATGGTGAAGGGATGGGACGCTAACTTGAGGAGTGAACAGCCTaaaatgaaagaaatcaaacaaTTAGTCGTTGCATTTAAATCTGCTGTGAATATTGATGCCGATAGAGGGTACAAATATAGTGTTTCCAACGAAAATGTGTTCAACCACTTGATGGTTATTGCTCTCAAGCAGCTACCTCTTGGTATTCAGAAGCTTACCCCTTATAAGGAGTCTAAAAACGGTGTCAGATCGCTTCCTTCAGgcaataagaagagagtgaaTGAAGTATCTTCTGTTCTCAAAATCCATTCGGGCTCTTTAATAGAGCTACTTGATGGTATTAGCAATACAGAGACAGCTGCATTAATTTTACAGTCGATTCAAGAGCTTTTACCGTACCTGATGTCATGGAAAAAGATTCTCAAGTTGATCCTCCAAGGTGCTGTGAATGTCTGGAGCAGTTCCGAGCAGTTTGACACCCAAATAGCTGCATTTGCGTTCTTGAACAACGCTGCAAAGGAGTATCCaaaacttcttttgagAGTAGAATTGAAAAGCTGTTATTCGAGTTTCATCAAGAACTGTAGAAGAACCAATATTCACACTATGGCATCTATAAacttccagaagaattcaTTGGCGGAATTGTTCGGGGAAAATCAGAATTTAGGATACGATGTTGGTTTCGGAAGTATCAGAATGTTGGCTGTTCATTTAAGGGACAGTGTCAATAACCCTACTAAGGAGAGTTACAAGGCCGTTTACAACTGGCAGTACTGTCATTCTTTAGACTTCTGGTCTAGAATGCTTTCTATTCAATGCAGCGCAGAAAAGCCTGCTGAAAGTGTGCTTTCTCATCTTATTTACCCGTTGGTTCAGGTCACCATTGGAACCATCAGGTTGGTTCCGTCAGCTCAGTTCTTTCCACTCCGGTTTTATCTTATTAGATCACTTATTAGATTGTCAAGGTCCACAGGTGTGTTTATTCCTTTGTTCCCATTACTAAGTGAGATTCTAAATTCAGCTGCATTCAACAAACATCCAAAAAACAACACTATCAATGCCGTTGATTTCGATTCTTGCATCAAGGTCAATAAGGCATATATTGGAACTAGAGTTTACCAGGATGGGCTTTGCGAACAGTTCATCGAGCTCTGCAGTGAGTTCTTTGTGATGTATTGTAAAAGTATTGCATTTCCCGAACTTGTGACTCCTGCTACTATCTATCTTAGAagattcagaaagaagagcagtAATCCAAAGTTCAATAAGATGCTAAGTGCCTTTATAGACAAGTTGAACGCCAATTCCAAGTTCATCGAGGAGAAGAGAGCTACCGTTCAATATGGACCTAACAACAAACAGGAGGTTGCTAAATTCCTACAAGAAATTAGCTGGGAGAAGACTCCTCTTGGTGCCTATGTGGTGACTCAAAGAGAAGTCAAGGAAGCCAGACTGAAGATTCTACGGGAGTCTTTTGAGCAGGCcgaagaggaggaagagcaCAAAAATTTGAAGGGCAAAGCCgaaagtgatgaagatgacgacaATGATATAGTGTTGGATGATGCtgaggaaaagaaggatgaagagtaA
- a CDS encoding uncharacterized protein (EggNog:ENOG41) — MSLQQVPPEPIQPEILEKAPGIPITSPSNTQTPFLSHSISVLAFIQKYSVIPFSLFTFIHLSGVVITPALFGIDPGNEVIDIGREVYQTSLTEPIIIGSVISHASSGILLNLFRRILRYKKYGSSRYIPKEEKSTIKTTKDKEEVKDVNEGLGGLSSFLGLGSKKALTYRLFGISPISFSGYILCVLLSAHVIKLRFNPLQVDGDSSYVDLSYLSYCISKVGAIIPVYTLFVFTGAYHMITGANRFFKLFSKKARKVAYFGIYSLSFLAFVSLIRIARMDPVTGTMAARFHEYLEYI, encoded by the coding sequence ATGTCTCTTCAACAGGTTCCTCCAGAACCAATTCAACCTGAAATCTTGGAAAAGGCTCCGGGAATTCCGATAACTTCTCCTTCGAACACTCAGACTCCTTTCTTATCACATTCTATCTCTGTGTTAGCCTTTATACAGAAATACTCTGTCATTCCATTCAGCTTATTCACTTTCATTCATCTTAGTGGTGTAGTAATTACGCCTGCTCTTTTTGGAATTGACCCAGGAAATGAGGTCATCGATATTGGTAGAGAAGTGTACCAAACTTCTCTCACAGAGCCAATTATCATCGGCTCTGTTATATCGCACGCCTCTTCTGGTATCTTGCTCAACTTGTTCAGGAGAATCTTGCGCTATAAGAAATACGGCTCCAGCAGATACATTcctaaagaggagaaaTCCACAATCAAAACTACAAAGGACAAGGAGGAAGTCAAAGACGTCAATGAAGGCCTTGGAGGTCTTTCGTCTTTTCTTGGATTAGGTTCCAAAAAGGCTCTAACTTACAGATTATTTGGCATTTCTCCTATCAGCTTTTCCGGCTACATTTTGTGCGTACTTCTTAGTGCTCATGTGATTAAGTTGAGATTCAATCCTTTGCAGGTTGATGGTGATTCGTCCTATGTCGATCTCTCTTATCTTTCTTACTGTATTTCCAAAGTAGGTGCTATAATTCCCGTCTATACGTTGTTTGTATTCACGGGTGCATATCATATGATTACAGGAGCCAACCGATTCTTCAAACTATTCTCTAAAAAGGCCAGAAAGGTGGCCTATTTTGGTatttattctctttcttttttggcaTTTGTTAGTCTTATTAGGATCGCTCGTATGGATCCTGTTACCGGTACAATGGCTGCAAGATTCCACGAGTATCTGGAATATATTTAA